A portion of the Stella humosa genome contains these proteins:
- a CDS encoding SOS response-associated peptidase, with product MCARYSITTAPEAIARLFRTAGPLPNLPPRYNLAPTQSAPVVRPGGEGRRLDLLRWGLIPSWSKGPDARFSMINARADTLAVKPAYRNALRERRCLVPADGFYEWQGAGKAKRPMRMVRPDRAPFAFAGLWERWQPADGSPAVESFTIVTTDANDRLRPIHDRMPVILDEADWDRWLAGPADAVTGLLRPAPDAALVAYPVSQRVGNVRNDDPDLLLEAPETLLL from the coding sequence ATGTGCGCCCGCTACAGCATCACCACCGCGCCCGAGGCGATCGCCCGGCTGTTCCGTACCGCCGGACCGCTGCCCAACCTGCCGCCGCGCTACAACCTGGCGCCGACCCAGTCCGCCCCGGTGGTGCGGCCGGGCGGCGAGGGGCGGCGGCTCGACCTGCTGCGCTGGGGCCTGATCCCGTCCTGGTCGAAGGGGCCGGACGCGCGCTTCTCGATGATCAATGCCCGCGCCGACACGCTGGCCGTGAAGCCCGCCTATCGCAACGCGCTGCGCGAGCGGCGCTGCCTCGTGCCGGCCGACGGCTTCTACGAGTGGCAGGGGGCCGGCAAGGCCAAGCGGCCGATGCGCATGGTCCGTCCCGACCGCGCGCCGTTCGCCTTCGCCGGGCTGTGGGAGCGCTGGCAGCCGGCGGACGGATCGCCCGCGGTCGAGAGCTTCACCATCGTCACCACCGATGCCAACGACCGGCTGCGACCGATCCATGACCGCATGCCCGTCATCCTCGACGAGGCCGACTGGGACCGCTGGCTGGCCGGCCCCGCCGATGCCGTGACGGGGCTGCTGCGGCCGGCGCCGGATGCGGCCCTGGTCGCCTATCCGGTGTCGCAGCGGGTCGGCAATGTGCGCAACGATGACCCCGACCTGCTGCTGGAGGCGCCGGAAACGCTTTTGCTGTAG
- a CDS encoding glycosyltransferase codes for MASAATHLPDHERWVVLATERIGQSEQASLPPATRLVTPGDAAVPDLDVRRRLYNVTEFCTAIKPDIIQWLWRQGYDEVVYFDPDIVLFDRPDEIGRAWAAGAEVALTPHLATATDHPGWVMRAVNLSGQFNLGFIAVRNRPEARRLVEWWRAQIAWNCIEDAGNGTFVDQKVVDHFPALSAAVHVIRHPGYNVAYWNLHEREMTRTGGRYATAGLPLAFFHFSGFEMFGAGVSRHTALARAGDGAVETILRDYGRRLVAGNDLALSLAPYDYDRFPDGTRSSALLRQALHRAIRAEAIAAGDILRPGFLLAPVPAVAPARYGGAVPRILALIAGFADLPEELRQPFDGYLAADHARRHKAVIPLLMALHRLGAVDAGTAEAIAGARHSPAPPAEADGGRITRLTWPADLGIEGWRQIVRLPALPFLLHSARPDLMESFDLDTAEGLIGYLAWFLAIGQESWKARAETIGDVVTALDQVPLPAPADLGVTEGSLLDAAILHVFAPATRHEGPPAPAGVLALEALLSGARNGPIKPAVAHVLRTWLWHREGGATPKILRLLAASARLRGRLLGSHTTRRITVEAVDEALSAIGLADLGRHPPPPPLARRRLPVPDDVASDCAIVGPFASVSGVGHAARGLRTLLRAAGRRPASIDLLAPADRPDAAGGDGWPTDRPLPLLVLHANADVTLDAIAKFEPLWRRAARRVGYWYWELPAMTGRMAAPAMLLDEIWVATEFVRRSVAPQVAIPVRVRPPVLQPADFTPSSPGGGSFGASRRGYRFLTVLDARSFLARKNPAGVVGAFLQAFPEGDEPAELLVKLSNGHGADQGLANLRDMAAADRRVRVLDGHFTDIEMNDLYESADCFVSLHRSEGLGLGIAQAMMRGKAVIATGYGGPMDFLSTRTAFLVPFRMVPVERDAYPDWLGQEWAEPDERAAAVYMKELVRNPAAGRALGDRARPAAERFFSPARILGQIPGPAAPPPLSRGAA; via the coding sequence ATGGCCAGCGCGGCCACGCACCTGCCCGACCATGAGCGATGGGTGGTGCTGGCCACCGAGCGGATCGGCCAATCCGAGCAGGCAAGCCTGCCACCGGCAACCCGTCTCGTCACCCCCGGAGATGCGGCGGTTCCCGACCTCGATGTCCGCCGACGCCTCTACAACGTCACCGAGTTCTGCACGGCCATCAAGCCGGACATCATCCAGTGGCTGTGGCGGCAGGGCTATGACGAGGTCGTCTATTTCGACCCCGACATCGTCCTGTTCGACCGCCCCGACGAGATCGGGCGAGCCTGGGCGGCCGGTGCCGAGGTGGCGCTCACGCCCCATCTTGCGACCGCAACCGACCACCCCGGATGGGTCATGCGCGCGGTCAACCTCAGCGGCCAGTTCAACCTCGGCTTCATCGCCGTGCGCAACCGGCCCGAGGCGCGCCGACTGGTCGAGTGGTGGCGCGCGCAGATCGCCTGGAACTGCATCGAGGATGCGGGCAACGGCACCTTCGTCGACCAAAAGGTGGTCGATCACTTCCCCGCCCTGTCGGCGGCCGTGCATGTCATCCGCCATCCCGGCTACAACGTCGCCTACTGGAACCTGCACGAGCGGGAGATGACCCGGACCGGGGGGCGCTATGCCACCGCGGGCCTGCCGCTGGCGTTCTTCCATTTTTCGGGCTTCGAGATGTTCGGGGCGGGCGTCAGCCGCCATACCGCCCTGGCGCGGGCGGGTGACGGCGCGGTCGAGACGATCCTGCGCGACTATGGGCGGCGGCTCGTTGCCGGCAACGACCTGGCGCTCTCGCTGGCGCCTTATGACTATGACCGCTTTCCCGACGGCACCCGGTCTTCGGCCCTGCTGCGCCAGGCCCTGCATCGCGCCATCCGGGCAGAGGCGATCGCCGCGGGTGACATCCTGCGCCCCGGCTTCCTGCTGGCGCCGGTGCCGGCCGTCGCACCCGCCCGGTATGGCGGCGCGGTGCCGCGCATCCTGGCGCTGATCGCCGGCTTCGCCGACCTGCCCGAAGAGCTGCGGCAGCCGTTCGACGGCTACCTTGCCGCCGACCATGCCCGGCGCCACAAGGCCGTCATCCCCCTGCTCATGGCGCTGCATCGCCTGGGCGCCGTCGATGCCGGCACGGCCGAGGCGATAGCGGGCGCCCGGCATTCCCCGGCGCCACCGGCGGAGGCCGATGGCGGGCGCATCACCCGGCTGACCTGGCCGGCCGACCTCGGCATCGAAGGCTGGCGCCAGATCGTCCGCCTGCCAGCCCTGCCCTTCCTGCTGCACTCCGCGCGCCCGGACCTGATGGAGAGCTTCGACCTCGATACCGCCGAGGGGTTGATCGGCTACCTCGCCTGGTTCCTGGCGATCGGGCAGGAGAGCTGGAAGGCGCGCGCCGAGACGATCGGCGACGTCGTCACCGCCCTCGACCAGGTCCCGCTGCCGGCGCCGGCCGACCTGGGCGTGACCGAGGGCAGCCTGCTGGATGCCGCCATCCTGCATGTCTTCGCCCCGGCAACCCGGCATGAAGGACCGCCCGCGCCTGCCGGGGTGCTGGCGCTGGAGGCCTTGCTGTCGGGCGCGCGCAACGGACCGATCAAGCCCGCGGTCGCCCACGTGCTGCGGACCTGGCTATGGCATCGCGAAGGCGGCGCCACGCCGAAGATCCTGCGGCTGCTGGCCGCCAGCGCGCGCCTGCGTGGCCGCCTGCTCGGATCGCATACGACGCGCCGCATCACGGTCGAGGCGGTGGACGAAGCCCTGTCGGCCATCGGCCTGGCCGATCTGGGCCGGCATCCGCCGCCACCGCCATTGGCACGCCGTCGGCTGCCCGTGCCGGACGACGTCGCCTCCGACTGCGCCATCGTCGGGCCATTCGCATCGGTTTCGGGGGTGGGCCATGCCGCCCGCGGATTGCGCACCCTGTTGCGCGCCGCCGGCCGGCGGCCGGCCTCGATCGACCTGCTGGCGCCGGCCGATCGGCCCGACGCGGCAGGCGGTGACGGCTGGCCGACCGACCGGCCGCTGCCGCTGCTGGTCCTGCACGCCAATGCCGACGTGACGCTGGACGCCATCGCCAAGTTCGAACCGCTCTGGCGGCGCGCGGCCCGGCGGGTCGGCTACTGGTACTGGGAGCTGCCGGCGATGACCGGGCGCATGGCCGCACCCGCCATGCTGCTGGACGAGATATGGGTCGCCACGGAGTTCGTGCGCCGCTCGGTCGCGCCGCAGGTCGCCATCCCCGTGCGGGTGCGCCCGCCGGTGCTGCAGCCGGCCGATTTCACGCCAAGCAGCCCCGGCGGCGGCAGCTTCGGTGCCAGTCGCCGGGGCTACCGCTTCCTGACCGTGCTGGACGCGCGATCCTTCCTCGCGCGCAAGAACCCCGCCGGCGTCGTTGGCGCTTTCCTCCAGGCTTTCCCCGAAGGCGACGAGCCGGCCGAACTGCTGGTCAAGCTCAGCAACGGGCACGGTGCCGACCAGGGGCTGGCAAACCTGCGCGACATGGCCGCGGCCGACCGCCGGGTCCGCGTCCTCGATGGGCATTTCACCGACATCGAGATGAACGACCTCTACGAATCGGCCGATTGCTTCGTGTCCCTGCATCGCTCCGAGGGGCTGGGGCTGGGGATCGCCCAGGCGATGATGCGCGGCAAGGCGGTGATCGCCACCGGCTATGGCGGTCCGATGGATTTCCTGTCCACCCGCACCGCCTTCCTGGTGCCGTTCCGCATGGTGCCGGTCGAGCGCGACGCCTATCCCGACTGGCTCGGGCAGGAATGGGCCGAGCCGGACGAACGGGCGGCTGCCGTCTACATGAAGGAACTCGTGCGCAACCCGGCGGCCGGCCGTGCGCTGGGCGACCGGGCGCGGCCGGCGGCGGAACGCTTCTTCTCGCCCGCCCGCATCCTGGGGCAGATACCCGGGCCCGCCGCGCCGCCGCCCCTGTCCCGGGGAGCCGCCTAA
- a CDS encoding nuclear transport factor 2 family protein, producing MTTDHGARLGEMARAFTAAVMAGDGPALAALFTPDGTYVDGFYGPFTGRAAIAGMLHEHFHGAGRDFRWDMVDPVSDGRIGYVRYLFSYTSTMPEAAGRRVVFAGMGCFELVDGAIARYSEVFERGSALAQLDFAPERIKKALLRWAAADAGRPDAAPHRAVG from the coding sequence ATGACCACAGACCATGGCGCCCGCCTGGGCGAGATGGCCCGGGCCTTCACCGCCGCCGTCATGGCCGGCGACGGGCCGGCGCTGGCCGCGCTCTTCACCCCCGACGGCACCTATGTCGACGGCTTCTACGGCCCCTTCACCGGGCGGGCGGCCATCGCCGGCATGCTGCACGAGCATTTCCATGGCGCCGGCCGGGATTTCCGCTGGGACATGGTCGACCCGGTGTCGGACGGGCGCATCGGCTATGTCCGCTACCTCTTCAGCTATACCTCGACCATGCCGGAGGCGGCGGGACGGCGCGTCGTCTTTGCCGGCATGGGCTGCTTCGAACTGGTCGACGGCGCCATCGCCCGCTACTCGGAGGTGTTCGAGCGCGGCTCGGCCCTGGCCCAGCTCGACTTCGCGCCGGAGCGGATCAAGAAGGCGCTGCTGCGCTGGGCCGCGGCCGATGCGGGCCGGCCCGATGCCGCCCCCCATCGCGCGGTCGGCTGA
- a CDS encoding DUF6065 family protein, with amino-acid sequence MKLECYATGRIACELVPAPQDRAWMDASPSRYPYRCLPLNIANAFGWHLLMPCTVDVDYTGGPDKEDIQVSSPDPVAELEHLVVSHFNRGILTFHPGYLFRTDPGWQLLATGPFNWPKDGIQPLTGLVETDWLPFPFTMNWQMTRPGRVRFEKGEPFCQIVPVPAGGLDRLVPQIRSIDDEPDLKAEYEAYRDHRTDFLKRLAEGEAEAVGEAWQKYYFRGRLPTGTKAPASHASKLRLPDPVDTRADAGAKAAAPPPPAAAAPPAAPVRGVLDTLSVRPVPISRSRHDGLGVARMDYAFAAGAHLIGLGTVELEQAANHYPTVFTADPPGIAAVLSGEPGRNLFVAEGRWAGGTYVPAAVRQYPFSIRRDGTADRWMLCIDEACPWLDRAAPSKLLDGGQLTELGRGGAAIADALLRDAALVAPFVAALQAHDLLVPAAANQSHPLAGRAGLAGLLVVDHVRYGALAAEIAEDWRRRGWSALVSHHVRSQGQWRRLAAREAPPAGRATTKETA; translated from the coding sequence ATGAAGCTCGAATGCTACGCGACCGGGCGGATCGCGTGTGAACTGGTGCCGGCGCCGCAGGACCGGGCCTGGATGGACGCCTCGCCGTCGCGCTATCCCTATCGTTGCCTGCCGCTCAACATCGCCAACGCTTTCGGCTGGCACCTGCTGATGCCCTGTACCGTCGACGTCGACTATACCGGCGGGCCGGACAAGGAGGACATCCAGGTCAGCTCGCCCGACCCGGTGGCCGAGCTGGAGCATCTGGTCGTGTCGCACTTCAATCGCGGCATCCTGACCTTTCATCCGGGCTATCTGTTCCGCACCGACCCCGGCTGGCAGCTCTTGGCGACGGGGCCGTTCAACTGGCCCAAGGACGGCATCCAGCCGCTGACCGGCCTGGTCGAGACCGACTGGCTGCCCTTTCCCTTCACCATGAACTGGCAGATGACGCGGCCGGGCCGGGTGCGCTTCGAGAAGGGTGAGCCCTTTTGCCAGATCGTGCCGGTGCCGGCCGGCGGGCTCGACCGGCTGGTGCCGCAGATCCGCAGCATCGACGACGAGCCCGACCTGAAGGCGGAGTACGAGGCCTATCGCGACCACCGGACCGACTTCCTGAAGCGCCTGGCCGAAGGCGAGGCCGAGGCCGTGGGCGAGGCCTGGCAGAAATACTATTTCCGCGGCCGCCTGCCGACCGGGACCAAGGCCCCGGCCAGCCACGCCTCCAAGCTGCGGTTGCCGGACCCGGTCGATACCCGGGCGGATGCCGGCGCGAAGGCGGCAGCACCGCCCCCGCCGGCCGCTGCCGCCCCGCCCGCCGCTCCCGTACGCGGCGTGCTGGACACGCTCTCCGTCCGGCCGGTGCCGATCAGCCGCAGCCGGCATGACGGGCTGGGCGTGGCGCGCATGGACTACGCGTTTGCCGCCGGCGCCCATCTGATCGGGCTCGGCACCGTCGAGCTGGAGCAGGCCGCGAACCACTACCCGACCGTCTTCACCGCCGACCCGCCCGGCATCGCGGCCGTCCTGTCGGGCGAGCCGGGCCGGAACCTGTTCGTCGCCGAGGGCCGATGGGCCGGCGGCACCTATGTTCCGGCCGCGGTCCGGCAGTATCCCTTCTCGATCCGCCGCGACGGGACGGCCGATCGCTGGATGCTGTGCATCGACGAGGCCTGCCCCTGGCTCGACCGGGCTGCGCCATCCAAGCTGCTGGATGGCGGCCAACTGACGGAGCTCGGCCGCGGTGGGGCTGCCATCGCCGACGCCCTGCTGCGCGACGCCGCCCTGGTGGCGCCGTTCGTGGCTGCCCTCCAGGCGCACGACCTGCTGGTCCCGGCCGCCGCCAACCAGTCCCATCCATTGGCGGGCCGGGCGGGACTGGCCGGGCTGCTGGTGGTGGACCATGTGCGCTACGGCGCCCTGGCGGCCGAGATCGCCGAGGACTGGCGCCGGCGCGGCTGGAGCGCGCTCGTATCCCACCATGTCCGCTCGCAAGGGCAATGGCGCCGCCTGGCCGCGCGCGAGGCGCCGCCGGCCGGCCGTGCCACGACGAAGGAGACCGCATGA
- a CDS encoding tripartite tricarboxylate transporter TctB family protein: MTEGMAGSADSGPLQARICSRDVLAGIMFLGLGLAGLWLNEYRIGLAARMGPGYMPMLVFGALAFMGGLVLLKGLVQPGPPVERMAIVATIWILAALLAFALTIERLGLVVATIVLVGVASLAGNVGQPLRVLALAVGMAAFSVAIFVWGLGVTMKVWPWTF, from the coding sequence ATGACTGAGGGGATGGCCGGGTCGGCCGACAGCGGCCCGTTGCAGGCCCGCATATGCTCGCGCGACGTGCTGGCCGGGATCATGTTCCTGGGCCTGGGGCTGGCCGGCCTCTGGCTGAACGAGTACCGCATCGGCCTGGCGGCCCGCATGGGGCCCGGCTACATGCCGATGCTGGTCTTCGGCGCGCTCGCCTTCATGGGCGGGCTGGTGCTCCTGAAGGGGCTGGTCCAGCCCGGGCCGCCGGTGGAGCGCATGGCGATCGTCGCCACCATCTGGATCCTGGCCGCCCTGCTGGCCTTCGCGCTGACCATCGAGCGGCTGGGCCTCGTGGTCGCCACCATCGTCCTGGTCGGCGTCGCCAGCCTCGCCGGCAATGTCGGCCAGCCCCTGCGGGTGCTGGCCCTGGCGGTCGGCATGGCGGCTTTCTCGGTCGCGATCTTCGTCTGGGGTCTCGGCGTTACCATGAAGGTCTGGCCATGGACGTTCTGA
- a CDS encoding class I SAM-dependent methyltransferase yields the protein MAAENGTFDLPPAGHLQWIGSTGPDQFKRVGHRYRELLVEDTELEPHHMVLDIGCGTGRIAIALADLLRPPGGYVGFDVWREGIEWCRRNIAARRPEFTFVHADIDEPHLNPRGRVPVGAWRFPAADASIDRALSLSVFTHLDGPTARHYLAELARVLKPGGRGLLTFFLLDAAGTARVADWPSGRTLLAGPRDPLLTRFGKDLFAAWDPDQLDGAVAAAGLVVGGREPGDWCGRPLVRADRPHHQDHLIVTRPLA from the coding sequence ATGGCTGCGGAAAACGGAACTTTCGACCTGCCGCCGGCCGGTCACCTGCAATGGATCGGCAGCACCGGGCCCGACCAGTTCAAACGCGTCGGCCATCGCTACCGCGAGCTTCTGGTAGAAGATACCGAACTCGAGCCCCACCATATGGTTCTCGACATCGGCTGCGGCACCGGGCGCATCGCCATCGCGCTGGCAGACCTGCTGCGGCCGCCGGGCGGCTATGTCGGCTTCGACGTGTGGCGGGAGGGCATCGAGTGGTGCCGGCGGAACATCGCGGCGCGGCGCCCGGAATTCACCTTCGTCCATGCCGACATCGACGAGCCACACCTGAACCCGCGCGGCCGCGTGCCGGTCGGGGCGTGGCGCTTTCCCGCGGCCGACGCCTCGATCGACCGCGCCCTGTCGCTGTCGGTCTTCACCCACCTGGACGGACCCACCGCCCGCCACTACCTGGCAGAACTTGCCCGCGTGCTGAAGCCGGGCGGGCGCGGATTGCTGACCTTCTTCCTGCTGGATGCGGCCGGGACGGCCAGGGTGGCCGACTGGCCATCGGGGCGGACGCTGCTGGCCGGCCCGCGGGACCCCCTGCTGACCCGCTTCGGCAAGGACCTGTTCGCCGCGTGGGATCCCGACCAGCTCGATGGCGCGGTGGCGGCGGCGGGGCTGGTCGTCGGCGGGCGCGAGCCGGGTGACTGGTGCGGCCGCCCGCTGGTCCGCGCCGACCGGCCCCACCACCAGGACCACCTGATCGTCACCCGGCCCCTGGCATGA
- a CDS encoding GDP-mannose 4,6-dehydratase, translated as MPSVCLIFGATGQDGRLLARRFARDGFRVIGVSRRPAAEMAVGLGDYAADFERLIGDFAITAPATDALVRAVAPAVIVNVAGLSSVGASFRHPMETLLDNGQLNLFILETLRVARLPARYIFASSGELFGETPPGGADTASLYAPKSPYAVSKASASMILRNYREVFAVNAALAYLFPHESPLRSPDFVLPKIARSLLDLKAGRISELRFGPLDVVRDWGWAEEYMDAIFRQAQLPQPVDLILASGTGTSLRAMVQHGMRKLGLEGHGPLQVDPTLVRPADLARSVGNPAATEQAIGWRATCSGTAVLERLIDLAAAG; from the coding sequence TTGCCATCCGTCTGTCTGATCTTCGGTGCGACCGGCCAGGACGGCCGGTTGCTCGCCCGACGTTTTGCCCGCGACGGCTTTCGCGTCATCGGGGTCAGCCGGCGTCCGGCTGCCGAGATGGCCGTGGGGCTCGGCGACTACGCGGCTGATTTCGAGCGGCTGATCGGCGATTTCGCCATCACGGCGCCGGCGACCGACGCGCTGGTGCGGGCGGTCGCGCCCGCGGTCATCGTCAATGTCGCCGGCCTGTCGTCGGTCGGGGCGTCGTTCCGCCACCCGATGGAGACGCTGCTCGACAACGGCCAGCTCAACCTCTTCATCCTGGAGACGCTGCGGGTGGCCCGCCTGCCGGCGCGCTACATCTTCGCATCGTCGGGCGAGCTGTTCGGCGAGACGCCGCCCGGCGGGGCGGACACCGCCTCCCTCTACGCGCCGAAGAGCCCCTATGCGGTGTCGAAGGCGTCCGCCTCGATGATCCTGCGCAACTATCGCGAGGTGTTCGCGGTCAACGCGGCACTCGCCTACCTCTTCCCGCACGAATCGCCCCTGCGCTCGCCGGATTTCGTCCTGCCGAAGATCGCGCGCTCGCTGCTCGACCTGAAGGCCGGCCGCATTAGCGAACTGCGCTTCGGCCCGCTCGACGTGGTCCGCGACTGGGGCTGGGCGGAAGAGTACATGGACGCCATCTTCCGCCAGGCGCAGCTACCCCAGCCGGTCGACCTGATCCTGGCCAGCGGCACCGGCACGTCGCTGCGCGCCATGGTGCAGCATGGCATGCGCAAGCTCGGCCTCGAAGGCCATGGCCCGCTCCAGGTCGACCCGACCCTGGTCCGGCCCGCTGACCTTGCCCGGTCGGTCGGCAACCCCGCCGCCACCGAGCAGGCGATCGGATGGCGCGCCACCTGCTCGGGCACGGCGGTGCTGGAACGGCTGATCGACCTGGCCGCCGCCGGCTAG
- a CDS encoding class I SAM-dependent methyltransferase: protein MELMRTVGPVDDRFYRNPDRVNIFDYEHSGIDYDGVFDFGCGCGRIARQMMLQAQAPSRYLGIDLNAAAIAWCQANLAPHRPGMAFRHIDIYNRGLNPAGSPAAVAFPAFDGGASLVIAHSVFTHILERDLAFYVGQCARALRPEGGLFRSTWFLFDKRLFPMMQDFQNGLYINLDDPTNAVVYDFAFVRATFAAAGLKMVRIIPPEVRGFQWVIYASRGGPGEAVDFPDDVAPLGRMVPPQ from the coding sequence ATGGAGCTGATGCGCACGGTCGGTCCGGTCGACGATCGATTCTACCGCAATCCGGATCGGGTCAACATATTCGACTATGAGCATTCGGGCATCGACTATGATGGCGTCTTCGATTTCGGCTGCGGCTGCGGCCGGATCGCCCGCCAGATGATGCTGCAGGCGCAGGCCCCGTCGCGCTATCTCGGCATCGACCTCAATGCCGCGGCCATCGCCTGGTGCCAGGCAAACCTGGCGCCCCATCGCCCGGGCATGGCCTTCCGGCACATCGACATCTACAACCGCGGCCTCAATCCGGCCGGGTCGCCCGCCGCCGTGGCCTTTCCCGCGTTCGATGGCGGTGCCAGCCTGGTGATCGCGCACTCGGTCTTCACCCACATCCTGGAGCGCGACCTGGCCTTCTATGTCGGGCAGTGCGCGCGCGCCCTGCGGCCGGAGGGAGGGCTGTTCCGGTCGACGTGGTTCCTGTTCGACAAGCGCCTGTTCCCGATGATGCAGGACTTCCAGAACGGCCTCTACATCAACCTCGACGACCCCACCAACGCGGTGGTCTATGACTTCGCCTTCGTGCGCGCGACCTTCGCGGCCGCCGGGTTGAAGATGGTGCGCATCATCCCGCCGGAGGTCCGCGGTTTCCAATGGGTCATCTATGCCAGCCGGGGCGGGCCGGGCGAGGCGGTCGACTTCCCCGACGACGTGGCCCCGCTCGGCCGCATGGTGCCGCCGCAGTGA
- a CDS encoding calcium-binding protein has product MATIPGGIFDDGVRSVVERQLIQGFLDVNALTGDDFVTATENVILDGPFDNVVLNGPFATTAIGNDRENILVGNEAANFLSGGGDNDTMMASGGNDTVEGGEGDDAAMGWDGDDVVRGQGGNDVLWLNAGNDIGEGGSGDDWIFAGQGADFVSGGEGNDSAFGDAGNDTVIGEGGDDWVFGATGNDLLLGGKGNDTGYAGQGDDSLSGGQGNDKLFGDGGNDLVAGDIGDDLVYGGAGNDSLLGGQGGDALLGGAGADTLAGGAGADTLSGDRGDDTMLGGLDGDAFFFAGDGGDDVILDFGDDDRLLFLSEMNGLAFASAADVLARATAAGDAVTIDLGGGNSVTIMGITLAQLQAQPGKFIGILDQFEI; this is encoded by the coding sequence ATGGCGACCATTCCGGGCGGGATCTTCGATGACGGCGTGCGCAGCGTCGTCGAGCGGCAGCTCATTCAGGGCTTCCTCGACGTGAACGCGCTCACGGGCGACGATTTCGTCACCGCCACCGAGAACGTCATCCTCGACGGCCCGTTCGACAACGTGGTGTTGAACGGGCCGTTCGCCACCACCGCCATCGGCAACGATCGCGAGAACATCCTCGTCGGCAATGAGGCCGCCAACTTCCTCAGCGGCGGCGGCGACAACGACACGATGATGGCGTCCGGCGGCAACGACACGGTCGAGGGCGGAGAGGGCGACGACGCGGCGATGGGCTGGGACGGCGACGACGTGGTCCGCGGCCAGGGCGGCAACGACGTGCTGTGGCTGAATGCCGGCAACGACATCGGCGAGGGCGGCTCCGGCGACGACTGGATCTTCGCCGGCCAGGGTGCCGACTTCGTGTCCGGCGGCGAGGGCAACGACAGTGCTTTCGGCGATGCCGGCAACGATACCGTCATCGGCGAAGGCGGCGACGACTGGGTTTTCGGCGCGACCGGCAACGACCTGCTGCTGGGCGGCAAGGGCAACGACACCGGCTATGCGGGGCAGGGCGACGACTCCCTGTCGGGCGGCCAGGGCAACGACAAGCTGTTCGGCGATGGCGGCAACGACCTGGTCGCGGGCGACATAGGCGACGACCTGGTCTATGGCGGTGCCGGCAACGACTCCCTGCTTGGCGGCCAGGGCGGCGATGCCCTGCTCGGCGGCGCCGGGGCCGACACGCTGGCGGGCGGTGCCGGGGCCGACACCCTGTCGGGCGATCGCGGCGACGACACCATGCTGGGCGGTCTCGACGGCGATGCCTTCTTCTTCGCAGGGGACGGCGGCGACGACGTCATCCTGGATTTCGGCGACGATGACCGCCTGCTGTTCCTGAGCGAGATGAACGGCTTGGCCTTCGCCAGCGCGGCCGACGTTCTGGCCCGCGCCACGGCGGCGGGCGACGCGGTGACGATCGACCTGGGCGGCGGCAACAGCGTCACGATCATGGGCATCACCCTGGCCCAGCTCCAGGCGCAGCCCGGCAAGTTCATCGGCATCCTGGACCAGTTCGAGATCTAG